One genomic window of Nitrospirota bacterium includes the following:
- a CDS encoding protein-L-isoaspartate(D-aspartate) O-methyltransferase, with translation MKMKGNRTIPLTLLITLIIKILSISIILSTLFLSYPNALSEDLALRAEPQGEAFTKAREKMVKQDIEGRGIKDKRVLSAMSKIPRHLFVAKDLQRMAYGDHPLPIGEGQTISQPYVVALMTQVLELKEGEKVLEIGTGSGYQAAVLAEITKEVYTIEIRQALSSKAEATLKSLDYKNIKVKTADGYYGWKEYAPFDAIIITCAANHIPRPLIEQIKEGGRLVIPLGSTRYYQTLTLIKKVNGELKVRHITDVAFVPMIGEAERQR, from the coding sequence ATGAAAATGAAAGGAAATAGAACTATCCCATTAACATTATTAATAACATTAATAATAAAAATCCTATCTATCAGCATTATCTTATCTACGCTTTTTCTCTCTTATCCCAATGCCTTGAGTGAAGACCTTGCCCTTCGGGCTGAGCCTCAGGGCGAAGCCTTCACAAAGGCGAGAGAGAAGATGGTAAAACAGGACATTGAAGGTAGAGGAATTAAGGATAAAAGGGTGCTTTCAGCAATGAGTAAGATACCCCGACACCTTTTTGTGGCGAAAGACCTTCAGAGAATGGCTTATGGAGACCATCCATTGCCGATAGGGGAGGGGCAGACAATATCTCAGCCCTATGTAGTGGCACTGATGACACAGGTACTTGAACTAAAAGAGGGCGAGAAGGTGCTGGAGATAGGAACAGGCTCGGGCTATCAAGCGGCAGTCCTTGCAGAGATAACAAAAGAGGTATATACCATAGAGATAAGGCAGGCGCTCTCTTCTAAGGCAGAGGCAACACTTAAATCCCTCGATTATAAGAATATAAAGGTAAAGACAGCAGATGGATACTATGGATGGAAAGAGTATGCACCATTTGATGCAATAATTATTACATGCGCTGCAAACCATATCCCGAGACCACTGATAGAACAGATAAAAGAAGGAGGGAGACTTGTTATCCCGCTCGGAAGCACAAGATATTACCAGACCCTTACCCTGATAAAAAAGGTAAACGGTGAACTCAAAGTAAGACATATCACGGATGTTGCATTTGTCCCGATGATAGGCGAGGCAGAAAGACAGCGGTAA